The following proteins come from a genomic window of Pelmatolapia mariae isolate MD_Pm_ZW linkage group LG17, Pm_UMD_F_2, whole genome shotgun sequence:
- the nfic gene encoding nuclear factor 1 C-type isoform X2, producing the protein MAMSSAPGGCSEADSSVKWQLCYDVSAKTWWMDEFHPFIEALLPQVRAFAYTWFNLQARKRKYFKKHEKRMTKEEERAVKDELLGEKAEVKQKWASRLLAKLRKDIRPECREDFVLSITGKKAACCVLSNPDQKGKMRRIDCLRQADKVWRLDLVMVILFKGIPLESTDGERLVKGGQCSNPVLCVQPRHISVSVKELDLYLAYYVQEREAEQSSSPSRTGVGSDQEDSRTATMDGPEFQESFVTSGVFSVTELVQVSRTPVVTGVGPGFSVGELQGHLAYDLNQSVNQPVSLRRSLASTSSSGSKRHKSGSIEEEADSPGGEYYHSPSSPASSSRNWTDDMEGGLSPPVKKAELDSPSPQEDSPRMGSFTQHHRPVIAVHSGLSRSPHPSSSLHFPSSSYFPHGAIRYPPHLAQDPLKDLVSLACDPANQTPSSLNGSNQVKVPSHYISAQMLAPPGPAPSLASPPSSLSRPTLPTESKATTTSSDAGANSPTSPTYSAPGTPPANRSSFVGVTPRDPGGLYQAQSWYLGN; encoded by the exons GATGAGTTCCATCCGTTCATTGAGGCTCTGCTGCCCCAGGTTCGTGCCTTTGCCTACACGTGGTTTAACCTCCAGGCCAGGAAAAGGAAGTACTTCAAAAAACATGAGAAGAGGATGActaaagaagaagagagagctGTCAAAGATGAACTACTTGGGGAGAAGGCAGAG GTGAAACAAAAGTGGGCCAGTCGTCTTTTGGCTAAGCTAAGAAAGGATATTAGACCTGAATGCAGGGAAGACTTTGTCCTATCAATCACCGGGAAGAAAGCTGCATGTTGTGTCTTGTCAAACCCTGACCAGAAAGGCAAAATGAGACGCATAGACTGTCTCCGACAAGCTGACAAG gTGTGGAGATTAGACCTGGTGATGGTTATCCTTTTTAAAGGAATCCCACTGGAAAGCACAGATGGCGAACGGCTGGTGAAAGGAGGCCAGTGCTCCAATCCagtcctctgtgtccagcctCGACACATCTCTGTCTCTGTCAAGGAGCTCGACCTCTACCTTGCTTACTATGTGCAAGAGAGAG AGGCCGAGCAGAGCAGCAGTCCCAGTCGCACTGGTGTGGGTTCTGATCAGGAGGACAGTCGAACTGCCACCATGG atgGTCCAGAGTTCCAGGAGAGTTTTGTAACATCAGGAGTTTTTAGTGTTACTGAGCTTGTTCAGGTCTCGAGAA CTCCCGTTGTAACAGGAGTAGGGCCTGGCTTCTCTGTGGGGGAGCTCCAGGGTCATCTGGCCTATGATCTCAACCAGTCTGTTAACCAGCCAGTCAGTCTCAGACGATCACTGGCCAGCACCTCATCCAGCGg GAGTAAACGTCATAAGTCTGGCTCTATAGAGGAAGAGGCTGATAGTCCAGGTGGGGAGTATTACCATTCACCTTCCTCACCAGCCAGCAGCTCCAGGAACTGGACTGATGACATGGAAGGAG GGCTGTCTCCTCCGGTGAAGAAGGCAGAACTGGACAGTCCTTCTCCCCAGGAAGATTCACCAAGAATGGGTTCCTTTACTCAGCACCACCGGCCTGTTATAGCTGTTCACAGTG gtcTGTCCCGGAGTCCACATCCCTCCTCATCTCTTCATTTCCCATCTTCCTCCTACTTCCCCCATGGAGCGATCCGTTATCCTCCTCATCTTGCCCAAGACCCTCTAAAGGATCTGGTTTCATTAGCCTGTGACCCTGCCAATCAAACCCCTAGCTCA CTGAATGGAAGTAACCAGGTCAAAGTGCCCAGTCATTACATCTCGGCACAAATGTTGGCACCCCCTGGACCTGCACCCTCCCTGGCGAGTCCCCCATCCTCCCTTTCTAGGCCGACCCTTCCTACAGAGTCAAAAGCTACTACCACGTCCTCTGATGCAGGAGCAAACTCCCCCACATCACCCA CATACTCTGCCCCGGGGACCCCTCCAGCTAATCGATCATCCTTCGTGGGAGTCACCCCTCGAGACCCAGGTGGACTCTACCAAGCGCAG TCTTGGTATTTGGGCAACTGA
- the nfic gene encoding nuclear factor 1 C-type isoform X3 → MMFSSLSLSQDEFHPFIEALLPQVRAFAYTWFNLQARKRKYFKKHEKRMTKEEERAVKDELLGEKAEVKQKWASRLLAKLRKDIRPECREDFVLSITGKKAACCVLSNPDQKGKMRRIDCLRQADKVWRLDLVMVILFKGIPLESTDGERLVKGGQCSNPVLCVQPRHISVSVKELDLYLAYYVQEREAEQSSSPSRTGVGSDQEDSRTATMDGPEFQESFVTSGVFSVTELVQVSRTPVVTGVGPGFSVGELQGHLAYDLNQSVNQPVSLRRSLASTSSSGSKRHKSGSIEEEADSPGGEYYHSPSSPASSSRNWTDDMEGGLSPPVKKAELDSPSPQEDSPRMGSFTQHHRPVIAVHSGLSRSPHPSSSLHFPSSSYFPHGAIRYPPHLAQDPLKDLVSLACDPANQTPSSLNGSNQVKVPSHYISAQMLAPPGPAPSLASPPSSLSRPTLPTESKATTTSSDAGANSPTSPTYSAPGTPPANRSSFVGVTPRDPGGLYQAQSWYLGN, encoded by the exons GATGAGTTCCATCCGTTCATTGAGGCTCTGCTGCCCCAGGTTCGTGCCTTTGCCTACACGTGGTTTAACCTCCAGGCCAGGAAAAGGAAGTACTTCAAAAAACATGAGAAGAGGATGActaaagaagaagagagagctGTCAAAGATGAACTACTTGGGGAGAAGGCAGAG GTGAAACAAAAGTGGGCCAGTCGTCTTTTGGCTAAGCTAAGAAAGGATATTAGACCTGAATGCAGGGAAGACTTTGTCCTATCAATCACCGGGAAGAAAGCTGCATGTTGTGTCTTGTCAAACCCTGACCAGAAAGGCAAAATGAGACGCATAGACTGTCTCCGACAAGCTGACAAG gTGTGGAGATTAGACCTGGTGATGGTTATCCTTTTTAAAGGAATCCCACTGGAAAGCACAGATGGCGAACGGCTGGTGAAAGGAGGCCAGTGCTCCAATCCagtcctctgtgtccagcctCGACACATCTCTGTCTCTGTCAAGGAGCTCGACCTCTACCTTGCTTACTATGTGCAAGAGAGAG AGGCCGAGCAGAGCAGCAGTCCCAGTCGCACTGGTGTGGGTTCTGATCAGGAGGACAGTCGAACTGCCACCATGG atgGTCCAGAGTTCCAGGAGAGTTTTGTAACATCAGGAGTTTTTAGTGTTACTGAGCTTGTTCAGGTCTCGAGAA CTCCCGTTGTAACAGGAGTAGGGCCTGGCTTCTCTGTGGGGGAGCTCCAGGGTCATCTGGCCTATGATCTCAACCAGTCTGTTAACCAGCCAGTCAGTCTCAGACGATCACTGGCCAGCACCTCATCCAGCGg GAGTAAACGTCATAAGTCTGGCTCTATAGAGGAAGAGGCTGATAGTCCAGGTGGGGAGTATTACCATTCACCTTCCTCACCAGCCAGCAGCTCCAGGAACTGGACTGATGACATGGAAGGAG GGCTGTCTCCTCCGGTGAAGAAGGCAGAACTGGACAGTCCTTCTCCCCAGGAAGATTCACCAAGAATGGGTTCCTTTACTCAGCACCACCGGCCTGTTATAGCTGTTCACAGTG gtcTGTCCCGGAGTCCACATCCCTCCTCATCTCTTCATTTCCCATCTTCCTCCTACTTCCCCCATGGAGCGATCCGTTATCCTCCTCATCTTGCCCAAGACCCTCTAAAGGATCTGGTTTCATTAGCCTGTGACCCTGCCAATCAAACCCCTAGCTCA CTGAATGGAAGTAACCAGGTCAAAGTGCCCAGTCATTACATCTCGGCACAAATGTTGGCACCCCCTGGACCTGCACCCTCCCTGGCGAGTCCCCCATCCTCCCTTTCTAGGCCGACCCTTCCTACAGAGTCAAAAGCTACTACCACGTCCTCTGATGCAGGAGCAAACTCCCCCACATCACCCA CATACTCTGCCCCGGGGACCCCTCCAGCTAATCGATCATCCTTCGTGGGAGTCACCCCTCGAGACCCAGGTGGACTCTACCAAGCGCAG TCTTGGTATTTGGGCAACTGA